One stretch of Vogesella indigofera DNA includes these proteins:
- a CDS encoding D-amino acid dehydrogenase, producing MKVIVLGGGVIGISTAWYLAKAGVEVTVIERQPGPALETSFANAGQISPGYAAPWAAPGIPLKAAKWLFQKHAPLAIRVDGSTYQWEWMARMFANCNYQDYNINKGRMMRLAEYSRDKIRELTAETGLNFEGRTGGTLQLFRSQQQVDAMGKDIEVLKECGVEYQVLDADGCARVEPALKKTKHKLKGGLRLPNDDTGDCQLFTSHLAEMAAAIGVKFLWGKSIEAIEHYGDKITAVRVDGEQLTADHYVVATGSYSREMVKALGIDIPVYPVKGYSLTVPITNAKGAPVSTVLDETYKIAITRFDDRIRVGGMAELAGFDLSLNPKRRATLEMVVTDLYPDGGDVSRAEFWTGLRPMTPDGTPIIGGTRFANLSLNTGHGTLGWTMSAGSGKVLADLITGTQPEILIDGLSMQRYAKGGETLVVPMARPLAANV from the coding sequence ATGAAAGTAATCGTGCTTGGCGGCGGCGTTATCGGTATTTCGACCGCATGGTATTTGGCAAAGGCAGGCGTGGAGGTGACGGTGATCGAGCGTCAGCCCGGCCCGGCGCTGGAAACCAGCTTTGCCAACGCCGGCCAGATCTCTCCGGGCTATGCCGCACCGTGGGCGGCGCCTGGCATCCCGCTGAAGGCGGCCAAGTGGCTGTTCCAGAAGCACGCGCCGCTGGCGATCCGTGTCGATGGCAGCACCTACCAGTGGGAGTGGATGGCGCGCATGTTCGCCAACTGCAACTACCAGGATTACAACATCAACAAGGGCCGCATGATGCGCCTGGCCGAGTACAGCCGCGACAAGATCCGCGAGCTTACGGCCGAGACCGGCCTCAACTTCGAAGGCCGCACCGGTGGCACGCTGCAGCTGTTCCGCAGCCAGCAGCAGGTGGATGCGATGGGCAAGGACATCGAGGTGCTGAAGGAGTGCGGCGTGGAGTACCAGGTGCTGGATGCCGACGGCTGTGCCCGTGTCGAGCCGGCGCTGAAAAAGACCAAGCACAAGCTGAAGGGCGGCCTGCGCCTGCCGAACGACGACACTGGCGATTGCCAGCTGTTCACCTCGCACCTGGCGGAAATGGCGGCGGCGATCGGCGTCAAGTTCCTGTGGGGCAAGAGCATCGAGGCCATCGAGCACTACGGCGACAAGATCACCGCCGTGCGCGTCGACGGCGAACAGCTGACCGCCGACCACTACGTGGTGGCCACCGGCAGCTACTCGCGCGAGATGGTGAAGGCGCTGGGTATCGACATCCCGGTATACCCGGTCAAGGGCTACTCGCTGACGGTGCCGATCACTAACGCCAAGGGCGCGCCGGTATCCACCGTGCTGGACGAGACCTACAAGATCGCCATCACCCGCTTTGACGATCGCATCCGTGTCGGCGGCATGGCCGAGCTGGCCGGTTTCGACCTGAGCTTGAACCCGAAACGCCGCGCCACGCTGGAAATGGTGGTCACCGACCTGTATCCGGACGGCGGCGACGTGTCGCGTGCCGAATTCTGGACCGGCCTGCGTCCGATGACGCCGGACGGCACGCCGATCATCGGCGGCACCCGCTTTGCCAACCTGTCGCTGAACACCGGTCACGGCACGCTGGGCTGGACCATGAGCGCCGGCTCCGGCAAGGTACTGGCCGACCTGATCACCGGCACGCAGCCTGAAATCCTGATCGACGGCCTGTCGATGCAGCGTTACGCCAAGGGCGGCGAGACACTGGTGGTGCCGATGGCGCGCCCGCTTGCGGCCAACGTGTAA
- the alr gene encoding alanine racemase has product MRPLIASIRLDHFRQNYLLARQQHGGRALAVVKANAYGHGAVRCAQAVADVADGFAVACLEEALQLRAGGISGPILLLEGVFEAAELAEVQAHGLWLVVQNREQLGMLLATPADKPYRVWLKMDSGMHRAGFFPADYAAAYQRLAASGKADAIVKMTHFARADEPGCDATALQLAAFDAATAGLPGDSSVANSAGIMIHERAHRDWGRPGIMLYGSTPLPDGHAANVGLKPVMRLTSRVFGVRELPAGEPVGYGASFVTTRPTRVGLIAGGYADGYPRLASTGSPVAVDGQLSRIIGRVSMDMITIDLTDLPQAGIGSEVELWGEQVSVNAVAAQAGTISYELLCNVKRAHLQYLD; this is encoded by the coding sequence ATGCGTCCGTTGATTGCAAGCATCCGTCTCGATCATTTTCGTCAAAATTACCTGCTGGCGCGCCAGCAGCACGGCGGCCGCGCACTGGCGGTGGTGAAGGCCAACGCCTACGGTCACGGCGCGGTGCGTTGTGCGCAGGCGGTGGCCGACGTCGCCGACGGCTTTGCCGTGGCCTGCCTGGAAGAGGCGCTGCAGCTGCGCGCTGGCGGCATCAGCGGCCCGATCCTGCTGCTGGAGGGCGTGTTCGAGGCGGCCGAGCTGGCCGAGGTGCAGGCGCACGGGCTGTGGCTGGTGGTGCAGAACCGCGAGCAGCTGGGCATGCTGCTGGCGACGCCGGCCGACAAGCCGTACCGCGTGTGGCTGAAGATGGATTCCGGCATGCACCGCGCCGGTTTCTTCCCCGCCGACTACGCCGCTGCCTACCAGCGGCTGGCTGCCAGCGGCAAGGCCGACGCCATCGTCAAGATGACGCACTTCGCCCGTGCCGACGAGCCGGGCTGCGACGCCACCGCGCTGCAGCTGGCCGCCTTCGATGCCGCGACCGCCGGTCTGCCCGGCGACAGCAGCGTCGCCAACTCCGCCGGCATCATGATCCACGAGCGTGCGCACCGCGACTGGGGCCGCCCCGGCATCATGCTGTACGGTTCGACGCCGCTGCCGGACGGCCATGCGGCCAACGTTGGCCTCAAGCCGGTGATGCGCCTCACCAGCCGCGTGTTCGGCGTGCGCGAATTGCCTGCCGGTGAGCCGGTCGGCTACGGCGCCAGCTTTGTCACCACGCGGCCGACCCGCGTCGGCCTGATCGCCGGCGGTTATGCCGACGGCTATCCGCGGCTGGCATCCACCGGCAGCCCGGTGGCGGTCGATGGCCAGCTCAGCCGCATCATCGGCCGCGTATCGATGGACATGATCACCATCGATCTGACCGACCTGCCGCAGGCCGGCATCGGCAGCGAGGTGGAATTGTGGGGCGAACAGGTCAGCGTCAATGCCGTGGCCGCCCAGGCCGGTACCATCAGCTACGAGCTGCTGTGCAACGTGAAGCGGGCGCACTTGCAGTATCTGGACTGA
- a CDS encoding GGDEF domain-containing protein produces the protein MTIFHSTTWVKLLGLLPGELNPNEASWLVTPRHHMPLMSNRRAQMILNRVRLFASLFAVLTPLWMFVDLLVLPNPLAWQLALLRLGATGCFAFIVYCYRPEVTLFNAWRGMAMLFAIPTLFYVVSYVLLTHYQLTGASAAVGTGYAFLPFILLAGFAIFPLTLLESVIFAAPILVAHVTAGYFQFSVVDWPSFWGAFWLQGLIAGVAALAGVCQLAFMIALVQQAVRDPLTGAFSRRSGEEVLELQFILASRSGSPFSVAFIDIDHFKAINDQFGHQQGDVMLKQFAQTLTQGLRKGDVLVRWGGEEFLLLLPNIDCRQAMHALQRLRRNGFGLRPDQTPLTASIGVADMLEEGCNDWRQLIEIADQRMYAAKQQGRNRVIAGSEPAPNLQPALA, from the coding sequence ATGACCATTTTCCATTCCACGACCTGGGTCAAACTGCTGGGCTTGTTGCCCGGCGAGCTGAACCCGAACGAAGCCAGCTGGCTGGTGACGCCGCGGCATCACATGCCGCTGATGAGCAATCGTCGCGCTCAGATGATCCTGAACCGGGTGCGCCTGTTTGCCAGCCTGTTTGCGGTGCTGACCCCTCTGTGGATGTTCGTCGACCTGCTGGTGCTGCCCAATCCGCTGGCATGGCAACTGGCGCTGCTGCGGCTGGGCGCCACCGGCTGTTTCGCCTTCATCGTCTACTGCTACCGGCCGGAGGTGACGCTGTTCAACGCCTGGCGCGGCATGGCGATGCTGTTTGCCATCCCCACGCTGTTCTACGTGGTGTCCTACGTGCTGCTGACGCACTACCAGCTCACCGGCGCCTCGGCCGCGGTCGGCACCGGTTACGCCTTCCTGCCGTTCATCCTGCTGGCCGGTTTCGCCATTTTCCCGCTGACGCTGCTGGAGAGCGTGATCTTCGCCGCGCCGATCCTGGTGGCGCACGTCACCGCCGGCTATTTCCAGTTCTCGGTGGTGGACTGGCCGTCGTTCTGGGGCGCGTTCTGGCTGCAGGGGCTGATCGCCGGCGTGGCGGCACTGGCCGGTGTCTGCCAGTTGGCGTTCATGATCGCGCTGGTGCAGCAGGCGGTGCGCGATCCGCTGACCGGTGCCTTTTCGCGCCGCAGCGGCGAGGAGGTGCTGGAGTTGCAGTTCATTCTGGCCAGTCGCAGCGGCAGCCCGTTTTCGGTGGCGTTCATCGACATCGACCATTTCAAGGCGATCAACGACCAGTTCGGCCACCAGCAGGGCGATGTCATGTTGAAGCAGTTTGCGCAGACGCTGACCCAAGGCCTGCGCAAGGGCGACGTGCTGGTGCGCTGGGGCGGCGAGGAATTCCTGCTGCTGCTGCCGAACATCGATTGCCGCCAGGCGATGCACGCCTTGCAGCGCCTGCGTCGCAACGGCTTCGGCCTGCGGCCGGACCAGACACCGCTGACCGCCAGCATCGGCGTCGCCGACATGCTGGAGGAGGGGTGTAACGACTGGCGTCAGCTGATCGAGATCGCCGACCAGCGCATGTACGCCGCCAAGCAGCAGGGCCGCAACCGCGTCATCGCCGGCAGCGAGCCGGCGCCGAACCTGCAGCCGGCCCTGGCCTGA
- the sbcB gene encoding exodeoxyribonuclease I, with amino-acid sequence MSAPTFFWHDYETFGAVPRSDRPAQFAGIRTDAELNEIGEPVMLYCQPPRDYLPAPEACLLTGITPQRCAELGVPEQQFAAAIERELAEPGTIGVGYNSIRFDDEVTRFLFWRNLIDPYAREWQNRCGRWDLLDVVRATYALRPEGINWPRHDNGLPSFKLEHLTAANGLAHDAAHDALSDVRATIALARLIRDKQPRLFAFCLSLRQKDAVRHQLQLHQPVPLIHVSGMFGSERGNLALVWPLAEHPSNKNEVLVWDLAHDPRELLALDAANVRHRLFTKSSELAGGESRLPIKSIHINKSPFVISDLRVLRAERAQQLGIDMAAVQRHAGHAQTLPDLAPLWREVFRREPGETPDVDENLYGGFVSNQDRRTLNRLRGLSAPALAAARESFDDPQLQRLLYRYRARNFPDSLSAEERQHWQQWCARKLHLGTPPGRTFSAFQQEIATLRAAAEPQQLLILEQLQQWGEQLGAQLPSPA; translated from the coding sequence ATGTCAGCCCCGACCTTCTTCTGGCACGACTACGAAACCTTTGGCGCGGTGCCGCGCAGCGACCGCCCGGCACAGTTTGCCGGCATCCGCACCGATGCCGAGCTCAACGAGATCGGCGAGCCGGTAATGCTGTACTGCCAACCGCCCCGCGACTACCTGCCGGCGCCGGAAGCCTGCCTGCTCACCGGCATCACGCCGCAGCGCTGCGCCGAACTCGGGGTGCCGGAACAGCAGTTTGCCGCCGCCATCGAACGCGAGCTGGCCGAGCCGGGCACCATCGGCGTCGGCTACAACTCGATCCGCTTCGACGACGAAGTCACCCGCTTCCTGTTCTGGCGCAACCTGATCGACCCCTACGCCCGCGAATGGCAAAACCGCTGCGGCCGCTGGGACCTGCTGGACGTGGTACGCGCCACCTACGCGCTGCGTCCGGAAGGCATCAACTGGCCGCGCCACGACAACGGCCTGCCCAGCTTCAAGCTGGAACACCTGACCGCCGCCAACGGCCTGGCCCACGACGCTGCCCACGATGCGCTATCCGACGTACGTGCCACCATCGCGCTGGCGCGACTGATCCGTGACAAACAGCCGCGGCTGTTCGCGTTCTGCCTCAGCCTGCGACAAAAGGATGCGGTGCGGCACCAGCTGCAGCTGCACCAGCCGGTGCCGCTGATTCACGTCTCAGGCATGTTCGGCAGCGAGCGCGGCAATCTGGCGCTGGTATGGCCGCTGGCCGAGCATCCCAGCAACAAGAACGAGGTACTGGTCTGGGATCTGGCGCACGATCCGCGCGAACTGCTGGCGCTGGATGCGGCCAACGTTCGTCACCGGCTGTTCACCAAGAGCAGTGAACTGGCAGGGGGGGAAAGCCGGCTGCCGATCAAGAGCATCCACATCAACAAGTCGCCGTTCGTGATCAGCGACCTGCGCGTGCTGCGCGCGGAGCGGGCGCAGCAGCTGGGCATCGACATGGCGGCGGTGCAGCGCCATGCCGGCCACGCACAAACGTTGCCCGATCTCGCGCCGCTGTGGCGCGAGGTGTTCCGCCGCGAGCCGGGCGAAACGCCGGATGTCGATGAAAACCTGTATGGCGGCTTTGTCTCCAACCAGGACCGGCGCACCCTCAACCGCCTGCGCGGCCTGTCGGCACCGGCACTGGCCGCAGCGCGCGAAAGCTTCGATGACCCGCAGCTGCAGCGCCTGCTGTACCGCTATCGCGCACGCAACTTCCCCGACAGCCTCAGCGCGGAAGAACGCCAGCACTGGCAGCAGTGGTGCGCGCGCAAGCTGCATTTGGGCACGCCGCCGGGGCGCACCTTTTCCGCTTTCCAGCAGGAAATCGCCACCCTGCGCGCCGCCGCCGAGCCGCAGCAGCTACTGATCCTGGAACAACTGCAGCAATGGGGCGAGCAGCTTGGCGCCCAGCTCCCGTCGCCGGCCTGA
- a CDS encoding sensor domain-containing protein, producing MTHIPDKLATADIQLLLSRQQGLLWLVQQLPDMAWLKDATGRYLACNRRFEAFAGVSRQAIIGQSDTMVLGPQQAAALSQADIAALAAEEPLSSQQWLVSAVDGQRILLEIVTTPLQAEDGVFGVLGTARDITRQYLSDLALRASQDRFRAIFENTDALAIQGYAPDGTVLYWNHASEALYGYSATEALGRTLFELIIPPPARAHVEAEVAWMFRERRGVPAARLGLQHKDGHIVQVYSSHAMVESPQSGLTLFCLDIDLTALVRAEAAWRDSERRYRVLFDASGDGIFVLHGQIIVDCNQAAAEIFHCEQADLTGQSLEVLSPLRQDGGVSSRQLLGSYLHPDSDSPARRFEWRHLRRDGSEFDAEWIVTAVEIASVPHCLVSFRDITEKKKSAQLIWEQANFDSLTGLPNRHRFLDRFALELRKSERSNGQLALLFIDLDHFKEVNDTLGHRAGDLLLKEAALRLLGCIRETDTVARLGGDEFTIVISDMDSEQSLERVTQQVLQRLAAPFCLGDEQVYVSASIGITLFPQDGDNIDALQRNADQAMYAAKKAGRNGYCYYAAMPRASLA from the coding sequence ATGACGCACATACCGGACAAGTTGGCCACGGCGGACATCCAGTTGCTGTTGTCGCGGCAGCAGGGGTTGTTGTGGTTGGTGCAACAGCTACCGGACATGGCCTGGCTGAAGGATGCCACCGGGCGTTACCTCGCCTGCAATCGTCGCTTCGAGGCCTTTGCCGGCGTCAGCCGCCAGGCCATCATCGGCCAGAGCGATACCATGGTGCTGGGGCCGCAGCAGGCGGCGGCACTGAGCCAGGCCGACATCGCCGCGCTGGCGGCGGAAGAACCGTTGTCCAGCCAGCAGTGGCTGGTGTCCGCGGTAGACGGGCAGCGGATCCTGCTGGAGATCGTGACCACGCCGCTGCAGGCCGAAGACGGCGTGTTCGGCGTGCTCGGCACCGCGCGCGACATTACCCGCCAATACCTCAGCGACCTGGCGTTGCGCGCCAGCCAGGACCGTTTTCGTGCCATTTTCGAAAACACCGACGCGCTGGCGATCCAGGGCTACGCGCCGGATGGCACCGTGCTGTACTGGAACCATGCCTCGGAAGCGCTGTACGGCTATAGCGCCACCGAGGCGCTGGGGCGCACCCTGTTCGAGCTGATCATCCCGCCGCCGGCTAGGGCGCACGTCGAGGCCGAGGTGGCGTGGATGTTCCGCGAGCGGCGCGGCGTGCCAGCCGCCCGTCTCGGGCTACAGCACAAGGATGGCCATATCGTGCAGGTCTACTCCAGCCACGCGATGGTGGAGTCGCCGCAGAGCGGGCTGACCCTGTTCTGCCTCGACATCGACCTGACCGCGCTGGTCCGCGCCGAGGCGGCGTGGCGTGATAGCGAGCGGCGCTACCGTGTGCTGTTTGACGCGTCCGGCGACGGCATCTTCGTGCTGCACGGGCAGATCATCGTCGACTGCAACCAGGCGGCGGCGGAGATTTTTCACTGTGAGCAGGCCGACCTGACCGGGCAGTCGCTGGAGGTGCTGTCGCCCTTGCGGCAGGATGGCGGCGTGTCGTCGCGGCAATTGCTGGGCAGCTATCTACACCCCGATAGCGATAGCCCGGCGCGCCGTTTCGAGTGGCGCCATCTGCGCCGCGACGGCAGCGAATTCGATGCCGAGTGGATCGTGACGGCGGTGGAAATCGCTTCGGTGCCGCATTGCCTGGTGTCGTTTCGCGATATCACCGAAAAGAAGAAGTCGGCGCAGCTGATCTGGGAGCAGGCCAACTTTGACTCTCTGACCGGCCTGCCCAACCGTCACCGCTTCCTCGACCGCTTTGCGCTGGAGCTGCGCAAGAGCGAGCGCAGCAACGGCCAGCTCGCGCTGCTGTTCATCGACCTGGATCACTTCAAGGAAGTTAACGATACCCTCGGCCATCGCGCCGGCGACCTGCTGCTGAAAGAGGCGGCACTGCGCCTGCTGGGTTGCATCCGTGAGACCGACACCGTGGCCCGCCTCGGCGGAGACGAGTTCACCATCGTGATCAGCGATATGGACTCGGAGCAGTCGCTGGAGCGGGTGACGCAGCAGGTGCTGCAAAGGTTGGCCGCACCGTTTTGCCTTGGCGACGAGCAGGTGTACGTGTCGGCCAGCATCGGCATCACACTGTTTCCGCAGGACGGCGACAATATCGACGCCTTGCAGCGCAATGCCGACCAGGCGATGTACGCGGCCAAGAAGGCGGGGCGCAACGGCTACTGCTATTACGCGGCGATGCCCCGGGCCTCGCTGGCCTGA
- a CDS encoding VC0807 family protein — protein MAAAKKNNQLIELIINIVIPSLILMKLSAEQYLGTVNALLLALAFPLGWGLYDLLRNRKTNFIATLGLVSILLTGGIGLLHLDAQWLAVKEAAIPGLIGIAVLVSTRTRYPLIKTVLYTPAVIDVAKVQQHLEQRGNTRQFEARLLKATYLLSATFFFSSVMNYVLAKWIVTSPSGTEAFNEELGRMTLLSYPMIAIPSLVMMMAVLYYISRGMRELAGLSFTEALRQDLS, from the coding sequence ATGGCCGCAGCAAAGAAAAACAATCAGCTCATCGAGCTGATCATCAACATCGTGATTCCCTCGCTGATCCTGATGAAGCTCAGCGCGGAACAGTACCTTGGCACCGTCAATGCACTGCTGCTGGCCTTGGCCTTTCCGCTGGGCTGGGGGCTGTACGACCTGCTGCGCAACCGCAAGACCAACTTCATTGCCACCCTCGGCCTGGTCAGCATTCTGCTCACCGGCGGCATCGGCCTGCTGCATCTGGATGCGCAGTGGCTGGCGGTGAAGGAAGCCGCCATCCCCGGCCTGATCGGCATCGCGGTGCTGGTCTCGACCCGCACCCGCTACCCGCTGATCAAGACCGTGCTCTACACCCCGGCGGTGATCGACGTCGCCAAGGTGCAGCAGCACTTGGAGCAGCGCGGCAACACCCGCCAGTTCGAGGCGCGCCTGCTGAAGGCGACCTACCTGCTCAGCGCCACCTTCTTCTTTTCCTCGGTGATGAACTACGTGCTGGCGAAGTGGATCGTCACCAGCCCGTCCGGCACCGAAGCCTTCAACGAGGAGCTGGGCCGCATGACGCTGCTGAGCTACCCGATGATCGCCATCCCGTCGCTGGTGATGATGATGGCGGTGCTGTACTACATCTCGCGCGGCATGCGCGAGCTGGCCGGGCTCAGCTTTACCGAGGCACTGCGCCAGGACTTGAGCTAA
- the bfr gene encoding bacterioferritin, with protein MQGSKKIIEALNTLLTAEMTSVDQYFIHSEMYGNWGYSKLYERLHHERDEEMGHAKMLIERILFLDGVPDIAPRGKLRIGKDVPSMLANDLETEYEVAAALKKAIVLAEKEHDFVTRSILTKLLDDTEVDHAHWLEQQLKLIKAMGINNYLQSQAS; from the coding sequence ATGCAAGGCAGCAAGAAAATCATCGAAGCCCTGAACACCCTGCTGACGGCAGAAATGACCTCGGTTGACCAGTATTTCATCCACAGCGAAATGTACGGCAACTGGGGCTACAGCAAGCTGTACGAACGCCTGCACCACGAGCGTGACGAGGAAATGGGCCACGCCAAGATGCTGATCGAACGCATCCTGTTCCTCGACGGCGTGCCGGACATCGCCCCGCGCGGCAAGCTGCGCATCGGCAAGGACGTGCCGTCGATGCTGGCCAACGATCTGGAAACAGAATACGAAGTCGCCGCCGCCCTGAAAAAGGCCATCGTGCTGGCGGAAAAGGAACACGATTTCGTCACCCGCAGCATCCTGACCAAGCTGCTGGACGACACCGAAGTCGACCACGCGCACTGGCTGGAGCAGCAGCTGAAGCTGATCAAGGCCATGGGCATCAACAACTACCTGCAATCGCAAGCCAGCTGA
- the bfr gene encoding bacterioferritin — translation MQGDKAVIKALNTVLCNELTAINQFFLHARMCKNWGLNGLNKHFYQQSIKAMKRADELIERILFLEGLPNLQQLGKLMIGENVEEMLACDITLVSGHIGELRKSITLSEKAEDYVTREELTELLEAEEEYVDWLETQQTLIKDVGLANYLQSQMED, via the coding sequence ATGCAAGGCGACAAAGCCGTAATCAAGGCGCTCAACACCGTTCTGTGCAACGAGCTGACTGCCATCAACCAGTTTTTCCTGCACGCCCGCATGTGTAAGAACTGGGGACTGAACGGCCTCAACAAGCATTTCTACCAGCAGTCGATCAAGGCGATGAAACGCGCCGACGAGCTGATCGAGCGCATCCTGTTCCTGGAAGGCCTGCCCAACCTGCAGCAACTGGGCAAGCTGATGATCGGCGAGAATGTCGAGGAAATGCTGGCCTGTGACATTACCCTGGTCAGCGGCCATATCGGCGAACTGCGCAAGAGCATCACCCTCAGCGAAAAAGCGGAAGACTACGTTACCCGCGAAGAGCTGACCGAGCTGCTGGAAGCGGAAGAAGAATACGTGGACTGGCTGGAAACCCAGCAAACCCTGATCAAGGACGTTGGCCTTGCCAACTACCTGCAATCGCAAATGGAAGACTGA
- a CDS encoding NADPH-dependent FMN reductase, producing MSLNVLAVCGSLRQKSTNKGLMRYAVANAPQGMQIVVADLAEMPFYNADITVKPAVVVTLLQQFADADALLLVCPEYNYSMAPALKNALDWASREPGNALLSGKPAAIMGAAGGMGSSRAQYHLRQSSVFLNLHVLNQPEVFANAFSASFDGDGNLVDTAIQEKIRLQLAALQVWHRQLKG from the coding sequence ATGAGTCTCAATGTGCTTGCCGTTTGTGGCAGTTTGCGTCAGAAATCCACCAACAAGGGCCTGATGCGTTATGCGGTGGCCAACGCACCGCAGGGCATGCAGATCGTGGTGGCCGATCTGGCTGAGATGCCGTTCTACAATGCCGACATCACGGTTAAGCCGGCGGTGGTGGTGACGCTGTTGCAGCAGTTTGCCGACGCCGACGCCTTGCTGCTGGTGTGCCCGGAGTACAACTACTCGATGGCGCCGGCGCTGAAAAACGCGCTGGACTGGGCGTCGCGCGAGCCGGGCAACGCGCTGCTCAGCGGCAAGCCGGCGGCGATCATGGGCGCAGCCGGCGGCATGGGCAGTTCGCGCGCGCAGTACCACCTGCGCCAGAGCAGCGTGTTCCTCAATCTGCACGTCCTGAACCAGCCGGAGGTGTTCGCCAACGCGTTCAGCGCCTCCTTCGATGGCGACGGCAACCTGGTGGATACCGCGATCCAGGAGAAAATCCGTCTGCAGCTGGCGGCGTTGCAGGTCTGGCACCGGCAGCTGAAAGGCTGA
- the mnmA gene encoding tRNA 2-thiouridine(34) synthase MnmA, whose amino-acid sequence MTGKKRIVVGMSGGVDSSVTAWLLKQQGHEVIGVFMQNWEDDNDDEYCSIKQDALDAMSVADIVGIDMEIVNFAKEYKDRVFSYFLKEYSAGRTPNPDVLCNAEIKFKAFLDYALELGADCIATGHYARKLEQDGVHYLMKGVDHTKDQSYFLYRLQQHQLAKALFPLGDIRKTEVRRLAEEAGLPTAAKKDSTGICFIGERPFREFLQRYLPTKPGEMITPDGKTVGEHVGLMFYTLGQRKGLNIGGNKDGNGEPWFVAGKDILGNKLIVVQGHDHPLLLKSTLAMDDLSWTLPQPPAAGDYAAKNRYRMADAPCSLSPIVDGRATLTFRDKQWAVTPGQSAVLYDGDICLGGGIIQ is encoded by the coding sequence GTGACGGGTAAAAAACGTATTGTCGTCGGCATGTCCGGCGGCGTGGATTCGTCGGTCACCGCCTGGCTGCTGAAGCAGCAGGGCCACGAGGTGATCGGCGTGTTCATGCAGAACTGGGAAGACGACAACGACGACGAATACTGCTCCATCAAGCAGGACGCGCTGGACGCGATGAGCGTGGCCGACATCGTCGGCATCGACATGGAGATCGTCAACTTCGCCAAGGAGTACAAGGACCGCGTGTTCTCCTACTTCCTGAAGGAGTACTCCGCCGGTCGCACCCCCAATCCGGACGTGCTGTGCAACGCCGAGATCAAGTTCAAGGCCTTCCTCGATTACGCGCTGGAGCTGGGTGCCGACTGCATCGCCACCGGCCACTACGCGCGCAAGCTGGAACAGGACGGCGTGCACTACCTGATGAAGGGTGTCGACCACACCAAGGACCAGAGCTACTTCCTGTACCGCCTGCAGCAGCACCAGCTGGCGAAGGCGCTGTTCCCGCTGGGCGACATCCGCAAGACCGAGGTGCGCCGCCTGGCCGAGGAAGCCGGACTGCCGACTGCCGCCAAGAAGGACTCCACCGGCATCTGCTTCATCGGCGAGCGCCCGTTCCGCGAGTTCCTGCAGCGCTACTTGCCGACCAAGCCGGGCGAGATGATCACCCCGGACGGCAAGACCGTCGGCGAGCACGTCGGGCTGATGTTCTACACCCTGGGCCAGCGCAAGGGCCTCAACATCGGTGGCAACAAGGACGGCAACGGCGAGCCGTGGTTCGTTGCCGGCAAGGACATTCTCGGCAACAAGCTGATCGTGGTGCAAGGCCATGACCACCCGCTGCTGCTGAAGTCGACGCTGGCGATGGACGACCTGTCGTGGACGCTGCCGCAGCCGCCGGCTGCCGGCGACTACGCCGCCAAGAACCGCTACCGCATGGCCGACGCGCCGTGCAGCCTGTCGCCGATCGTCGATGGCCGTGCCACGCTGACCTTCCGCGACAAGCAGTGGGCGGTCACCCCCGGCCAGTCGGCGGTGCTGTACGACGGTGATATCTGCCTCGGCGGCGGCATCATCCAGTAA